The following coding sequences are from one Humulus lupulus chromosome X, drHumLupu1.1, whole genome shotgun sequence window:
- the LOC133804779 gene encoding FCS-Like Zinc finger 5-like, translating to MLGKRVRSTVKKTTTTSEVTFELITSNESQPVQPLPYNPLNIVALGDQLRQVRTRNFGGFTAPPQTPTNSTSHFLRVCYLCKRLIRLDSDTYMYRSIAFCNQECRQMMISHDERMEKMEKINKRGSSNKEANTAATSARPHVFTKSETTTFPALWPSVFTPKK from the exons ATGTTGGGGAAGAGGGTTAGGTCGACGGTGAAGAAGACGACAACTACGTCGGAGGTTACCTTTGAGCTGATCACCAGCAACGAATCTCAGCCGGTCCAACCATTACCATACAACCCTCTCAACATCGTAGCGCTCGGCGATCAACTCAGACAAGTCCGTACGAGGAATTTCGGTGGCTTTACAGCTCCTCCTCAGACTCCTACAAATAGTACTTCTCACTTTCTCAGAGTGTGCTACCTCTGCAAACGCCTCATCCGTCTTGATTCTGATACTTATATGTATAG AAGTATTGCTTTTTGCAACCAAGAGTGTAGGCAAATGATGATTAGCCACGATGAGAGAATGGAAAAAATGGAGAAAATTAATAAGCGTGGAAGTTCTAACAAAGAAGCTAACACAGCTGCCACGTCAGCCAGACCCCATGTCTTTACCAAATCCGAAACTACTACCTTCCCTGCCCTGTGGCCATCGGTTTTTACCCCCAAAAAATGA
- the LOC133804321 gene encoding FCS-Like Zinc finger 5-like, with product MLGKRPRTTMKRTTSMTEITFDLNTNDESQPFDPHNPLKKTTAAGAGGDHQRIQGGLCKSNSADFTQTTKSINTTSHFLRACFLCKRRLVPNRDIYMYRGISAYCSLECRQHQINHDEKMDKEAHASNSAATSARPHVSTKSETTTVPALWPPIITPKR from the exons ATGTTGGGGAAGAGGCCTAGGACGACGATGAAGAGGACCACAAGTATGACGGAGATCACCTTTGATCTGAACACCAACGACGAATCTCAGCCGTTCGATCCACACAACCCTCTCAAGAAGACCACCGCCGCCGGAGCAGGCGGCGATCATCAACGGATACAAGGCGGCCTCTGTAAGAGTAATTCCGCTGACTTTACTCAGACTACAAAAAGCATTAATACTACTTCTCACTTTCTTAGAGCGTGCTTCCTCTGCAAACGCCGCCTCGTTCCTAATCGTGATATTTACATGTATAG AGGTATTAGTGCTTACTGCAGTCTAGAGTGCAGACAACATCAGATTAACCACGATGAGAAAATGGACAAAGAAGCTCATGCCTCCAACTCAGCTGCCACGTCAGCCAGACCCCATGTCTCTACCAAATCTGAAACTACCACCGTCCCCGCCTTGTGGCCACCGATCATTACCCCAAAACGATGA